From the Phycisphaerae bacterium genome, the window CGACGGTCGGCGGGACGTGGTGAGCAGCGCCTTGCTGGGATCGCCGTGGGAGAATATGGGTCATCATTTCGATCCGAACGGCGGGTCGGTGTACGTGATTGATTCGTCGCTTCGCGGTCGGCGGGCGATGGAGGGTTCGGCGTTTTTGACGCTGGAGGGCCCGGCGTCGTTCGGGGCGGCGATGGCGGCGGTGGACTACAACGGGGACGGGCAGGAAGACATGGCGGTGGCGTGTCCGCTTCGGGCGGAGGTGTACGTGGTGTACGGGCCTCGCAGCGGCGTACTGACGATGCCGGAGGATGCGGACGTGGTGATCCGCGGTCCGAGCGGGGCGTTCGGTTCGGGTCTGGCGGCGGCGGACGTTGATGAGCGTGGCTGCGGCGAGTTGGTGGTGTCGGATTACATCAACAATGCGATCTACGTGGTGCCGGGCGGGTTGAGCGGCGAGCAGGCGGTGGAGGATGTGGCGCTGGTGGCGGTCCGGTCGGACGATCCGGACGTGCTGGCGTACGCGGCGACGGTGGCGGATTTGACGGGCGACGGGCGATGCGAGTTGATCGTGGCGGCGCGGCTGGCGAATTCAGAGACGGTGGGCCGCTTGTTCGTGATTCGGGGTCCGCTTCGCGGCGAGCTGTCGCTGCAGAAGGACAGCGTATTGGTGCTGGATGACGTGGATCGCGGTCAGCGGCAGATTTCGGTGGATGTCAGCGGGCCGGTGGACGGCGGTCCGGCGCTGCTGGCGATCGGGCTTTCGGGTCGGCGGCATCTGCCGGAGAGCAACAAGTATGGCGAGGTGTGGGTGATTCCGGGGGATTTGCAGGGTCGGTATGGTCTTAACGACGTCGATTCGCCGCCGTTCGCGTGGCGGCTGAAGGTTACCGAACTGGACGATGCGAGTCTGGACCGGCTGGGGACGGTGGTGCTGTTCGCCGAGACGCAGGAGGCGGGGCGGGTGGATCTGGTGGTTTCGGCGCGGGTCATCGAGAGCGATCCGCAGGATTTTGGGCAGGTGATGGTTTTTTCGTTGGAACGGTAGCGCGTCCTGGGCCGGCGTTCAGGGCGGCCGAGGATACTCCGACGGCTGGCGCGTCGGGAGGATGGAGCTCACGATTCCGGATCGGATTGCGCGGCCTTGCTTCAGTTCGCGGGGAGGATTCGCATGCTGTCTTCGAGCAGGGAGAGGCAGCTTTGGCGTTCGCGGGCCCATTGGTCGTCGTCCCCTCGAACCGGGATGCATTCCTGAAGACGGGCGAGGCAGCGCAGGGCCAGGCGCGGGGCGAATTGGGACCTGGAGACATCCTGATCGTACAGGTATCGCTCCACCAGTCCGGCTCGCTCAAACGGTCCCCAGCCCAACGTGTCGATGGCCCAATACTTGTACTTGGCGAACTGGATGTGCGGGTCTTCGAGGCAGGCCCGCTCGAAGAGCTGGAACCCGGTGAGCCTGCGGCCGTCGTACTTGAAGTTCCAGGTGAGGTTTAGTCCGTTGGAGAAGACCAGCGGCACAGCCACCGCTTCCAGGGCCGGCCGAAGCCGGGCCAGAGCCTGGCGAAACAGCGGCTGGGTCATCCACGGTCCGCCTTTGTCGGCGATCAGGTCGAGCTCCCAGATCAACGAGCGGCGCGGCAGGGTCTTGCTGATGGGGTGTCGCTGCAGCGGTTCGGTCAGGGCGTGCAGTCGCGTGACGCCTTCGATCACGAGGCGGCAGATCAGATCGATCTGGTCGGTCGTCGCGTTCCAGAACGGCAGATCCTCGCCTTCCAGGTGGGTCAGCACGGCCATCGGCCCGACGTCGGGAAAGTCGGGATGGAGGGCGGGGCCGGCCAGGAGCTTCTGCACCGGCAGGCCGAGTTCGGCCAGGATCCCGAGGAGGCGGGCCTGTCGCTCAGCCGAGTCAAGAGGATGGGCGTAGGCATGGACCTCGACGGCTGTGTCTTGTCCGTCCGGCAGGCGACAGTGAGCGACGAGTGGATAGCGATAGATCGGGATCAGCGGGGCGAGTTCTCGAATCTCCGACCCGTTCGGGAGGGCTGAGAGAATGAGTCGGGCCTGGAAGGCGTCCAGGGTGGACGGCAGGTGGGCGACCGGTTCCATCATGTCGGAGACCTGAGGCAGCTTCAACAGGACGGCTCTATCAAACCGCTCATCGGGTGCATTGCCATGCAGCATATCCTGGACCATGTTCAACATCCTTTCCTTCAGTCGGGTTCGCGATGCGCTGAGTCGGTTGTTGACCGTGCCGACGGAGACCTCGAGGAAGTCGGCTATCTGCTTTTGGGAATACCCGTCGATGTAGAACAGGGTCGTCACTTCGCGTTGGGAGTCAGGCAACGTTCGAATGGCTGCATGCACCCGGTCTTTCGCTTCCTCCCGCTCCATCGCGTCATGGGGCGGAGGCACGGCGGATGCGACGTGTGCGGCGTCATCCAAGCCGGTCGCGGGCCGTTGCCTGCGGCGGGTGGCTCGTCCGCACTCGGACCAGACGATCCGGCGAAACCAGCCGGGAAAAGCCTGTGGCTGTTGAAGCTGCCCGAGCTTCCCGAACGCTGTGATGAACGCATTCTGTGCGACATCCTCGGCCAGATGGAAATCGCCGAGGATGGAGTAGGCGTAGCCGCACGCCATACCCCTGAACTGCTCCACCAGCCGGCCGTAGGCTTCGACGCGGCTACGGCAGTCCGGCGCGGAGGCGACCCGAGCGACCAATTCGGCAACCTGTTCCACATCAACACCTCTGCCAGAAGGCCTTCTATAGATAAGAGCCGGTGTGCATTTGCGATCTTTACCGGGAACGGCGGTTTTTCGCGACAGTTTTTGGGTGGTCGGTGCAGTAGGTTGGGAGCGAGGGCTACGGAGGCGATGGCGGGGTTATGCGGTGGGAGCGAGAGTGGTGGGCGGCGCCCGCTCTACTTGTCGTTGAGGTTGAAGAGTTTTCGGGCGATTTCGGCGAAGTGGTCGGCCTGGCCGTTTTGGGCGGCCTGTTTGAGGGCGGATTTGGGGTTGGCCAGGAGCTGGTTGATGGTGCGGTCGAGGAGCTGCCGGATCTCCTCGCGGCATTCCTCGGGCAGCGAGGCGAGGTGTTGGCGGGCGAAGGCGCGGGCGAGTTCGGCGTCTTTGACCTGTCGGGCGGAGGTTTCGAGGTCGCGGATGAGGGCGCCGAGTCCCTGGGCGCGGAGAAGTCCGTCGAATCGGGCGGCGCCGTCGCGGACGATCTGCTGGGCGTGTTCGACGGCTTGGCGGCGGCGTTTGAGGTTCTCAGCGGCGAGGCCCTGGAGGTCGTCGATGTTGTAGAGGTAGACGTTGACGAGTTCGCCGACGGCGGGTTCGATGTCGCGCGGGACGGCGAGATCGACCAGGAGCACGGGGCGGCCGCGGCGTTCGGCGAGGGCGCGGGTCATGGACGGGACGCGGAGGACCGGGTGGGGGGCGTCGGTGGAGCTGATGACGATGTCGGCCCGGCTGAGGTAGTCGTCGAGGAGGTCGATCTGAATGGCTTTGCCGTCGTAGCGATCGGCGAGGGCGCGGCCGCGTTCGAGGGAACGGTTGAGGACCAGGACGTTTCGGACACCGCGGGCGACGAGGTTCTGGAGGGTGAGTTCGCTGGTCTCGCCGGCGCCGACGATCATGACGGTTTTGGCGGGCAGGTCGCGGAAGATTTTTTCGGCGAATTCGACGGCGACGGAGCCGACGGAGACCCGTCCGCGGCCGATGTGGGTCTCGCTGTGGACGCGCTTGGCGATGGTGAGTGCCTGCTGGAAGAGCGGGTTGAGCAGCGGCCCGGTGGTGGCGGCTTCGGCGGCGGTGAAGTAGGCCTGCTTGACCTGTCCGAGGATTTCGGTTTCGCCGATGACCATGGAGTCGAGGCTGGCGGCGACGGCGAAGAGGTGTTCGACGGCTTGGAGGTCCTGTTTGACGTAGCAGTGGTCGGCAGGGTCGGGGTTGAGGGTTTCCTGCGGGTGGCCGGTCAGGATGGTCCAGAGTCGCGGGCGATGGGCGGCGACCAGTTCGCCGGCGGCGTAGAGTTCGGTTCGGTTGCAGGTGGAAAGGAGGACGAACTCGGCGTCCTGGAACTCCCACTTGATCCGCTGGAGGACACCGGGGATGTCGTGTTTGCGGAAGGAGAGTTTTTCGCGGAGGGCGAGCGGGGCGGTTCGGAAGTTCACGCCGGTCATGACGAGGTTCATGTGTTGCCTCCCTGCCCGGAGGCGGCGAAGTCGTGCATGCTGTCGGTCAGGAGCGGGACGCCGACGAAGGTGAAGAGGAGGCAGGCGAGTCCGGCGAGGGTGACGACGGCGGCGCGTCGTCCGCAGTAGAGTCGTCCGAGTCGCAGGTAGAGCAGGACGGCGTAGACGGCCCAGGTCAGGGCGGTGGCGAGGATTTTCGGGTCGGTGAGCCACGCCCTTCCCCAGCCGTTGATGTGGGCGAGGACGACGCCCAGGGCGATGGCGGCGGTGAAGACGACGAAGGCGAGTCCGACCTGTCGGCGCATGAGGGCTTCGAGGGTCTCGAGCGGCGGAAGGGCTTCGAAGGTCTGGCCGAACTGTTTGCGTCGGAGGCTTCGGTCCTGGACGAGGAAGGCGGCGGCGTAGACGCTGGCGAGGGTGAAGAGGGCGTAGCCGAGCAGTGCGGTCAGGACGTGCAGGATGAGCCAGGGGCTTTCGATGCCCGGCTGGACCGGCCGATGGGCGAAGGCGCCCCAGGTTCCGAAGGCGGCGAGGACGGTCACGTAGGGCAGAACGATGAGCCAGAGGCCGCGGAGGTCGTGGCGTCGGGCGGTGAAGAAGAATACGACGGTGACGGCGACGACGTAGAAGAGGAGGGCCTGGTGGCGGTCGGCGAGGCTGAAGTGTCCGGATCGGACGGCGTCGACGACGAGGGCGAGCGCGATCAGCAGCGAACCGGCGAGTATGAGGCCGGCCTGCGGTAGCACTCGGTTCGCTCGGCGCAGCGGCGCGGCGACGGCCAGGGCCAAGGCGGCGGCGTAGCAGATTACGCCGGCCATCGTCGTTATCAGCTCAAACGTCGGCATCGCTATCGGAGTCCAATAGTTTCAGATCGATCTTATCGGCGTCCAGCCGCACGGGCGACTGTTTGTATTCGCGGACGGTCCAGAGCTCCAGGTGCTCAGCGTCGGTGAATGGGGCGGCGAGTTCGTCGATCTGTCGGAGGCAATCGTCGCGGCCGGCGCCGTGGAGCATGGCGTAGATGGGCCAGGGCCAGTCGGTGTGGGTGCGGCGCTGGTAGCAGTGGCTGACGCGCGGGCATTCGGCGAGGTGCCGGCCGAGGGCGTCGAGTCGGTCGGCTGGGGCGTTCCAGAGGGTCATGACGTTGCGGTTGGCGGTGAGTTTGGCGAAGTTCCACAGGGCGCCGATCCGTCGGATCAGGCCGTGATGTTTGAGTGTGATCGCGGCTTGGAGCAGGTCGTCTTGGGTCATGCCATTCTGTTTGGCCAGTTCGGCGAACGGCTGCGGGCATAGCGGCAGATCGTCCTGGAGGAGGGCGAGTGCGGTGCGGAGTTGGGCGATTGGCGGCGTCCGCTTGGGTGGTGAGGGGGTTGGCCAGTCGTCTGAGGCCGGGAAGAGGCCGTCGAAGGAGATTTTGTAGTGTTTGGTGGCGTCGAAGGCGCGGATCGGCTGGGCGATGGCCTGCGAGAGTTCCGTGAGGACCTGGTCTGGTGTTGGTCCGGCCGGCGGGCAGGTGAGGGTGAACCAGAGGTTCAGGTCGGCCCCTTCGCGGAGGAAGTTGTGGGAGACTTCGGGTCTGGCGGTGATGAGGGCGGCGAGTCGGTCGGCCTGGTCTGGACGGACGGCGGCGGCGGCGAGGGTGGAGCGACAGCCGAGGCGACGGGTGTTGAAGAAGGCCCGGACGTGGCGAAGACGGCTGGTGGTCCGCCACTGGGCGAGCTTGTTCAGCAGCGAGGGCTGGTCGATATCGGCGCGCTGGGCGACCATCCGCCAGGGCTCAGCGGTCAGAGGCAGATCCTGGAGCAGGCCCATCAGGCGACGGTCCGCCTCGGGCATGCCAGGGGTCAGGTCATTGGTATCGCTGCGGATGGACATGGACCTCCCACACTCGGAACAAAGGCAATTATATCAGTTGTCAGCGGGTCATGAAGGCGAATTTGCCGGGCGGGACGCCGGTGGTTTTCTTAAAGACTTTCATGAAGTAGAACTGGTCATCATATCCGACGGTTGCCGCGACTTCCTTGATCGGGCGGCCCTGGGCAAGGAGTTCCTTGGCGCG encodes:
- a CDS encoding sigma-70 family RNA polymerase sigma factor; amino-acid sequence: MEQVAELVARVASAPDCRSRVEAYGRLVEQFRGMACGYAYSILGDFHLAEDVAQNAFITAFGKLGQLQQPQAFPGWFRRIVWSECGRATRRRQRPATGLDDAAHVASAVPPPHDAMEREEAKDRVHAAIRTLPDSQREVTTLFYIDGYSQKQIADFLEVSVGTVNNRLSASRTRLKERMLNMVQDMLHGNAPDERFDRAVLLKLPQVSDMMEPVAHLPSTLDAFQARLILSALPNGSEIRELAPLIPIYRYPLVAHCRLPDGQDTAVEVHAYAHPLDSAERQARLLGILAELGLPVQKLLAGPALHPDFPDVGPMAVLTHLEGEDLPFWNATTDQIDLICRLVIEGVTRLHALTEPLQRHPISKTLPRRSLIWELDLIADKGGPWMTQPLFRQALARLRPALEAVAVPLVFSNGLNLTWNFKYDGRRLTGFQLFERACLEDPHIQFAKYKYWAIDTLGWGPFERAGLVERYLYDQDVSRSQFAPRLALRCLARLQECIPVRGDDDQWARERQSCLSLLEDSMRILPAN
- a CDS encoding glutamyl-tRNA reductase translates to MNLVMTGVNFRTAPLALREKLSFRKHDIPGVLQRIKWEFQDAEFVLLSTCNRTELYAAGELVAAHRPRLWTILTGHPQETLNPDPADHCYVKQDLQAVEHLFAVAASLDSMVIGETEILGQVKQAYFTAAEAATTGPLLNPLFQQALTIAKRVHSETHIGRGRVSVGSVAVEFAEKIFRDLPAKTVMIVGAGETSELTLQNLVARGVRNVLVLNRSLERGRALADRYDGKAIQIDLLDDYLSRADIVISSTDAPHPVLRVPSMTRALAERRGRPVLLVDLAVPRDIEPAVGELVNVYLYNIDDLQGLAAENLKRRRQAVEHAQQIVRDGAARFDGLLRAQGLGALIRDLETSARQVKDAELARAFARQHLASLPEECREEIRQLLDRTINQLLANPKSALKQAAQNGQADHFAEIARKLFNLNDK
- the ccsA gene encoding cytochrome c biogenesis protein CcsA, with product MPTFELITTMAGVICYAAALALAVAAPLRRANRVLPQAGLILAGSLLIALALVVDAVRSGHFSLADRHQALLFYVVAVTVVFFFTARRHDLRGLWLIVLPYVTVLAAFGTWGAFAHRPVQPGIESPWLILHVLTALLGYALFTLASVYAAAFLVQDRSLRRKQFGQTFEALPPLETLEALMRRQVGLAFVVFTAAIALGVVLAHINGWGRAWLTDPKILATALTWAVYAVLLYLRLGRLYCGRRAAVVTLAGLACLLFTFVGVPLLTDSMHDFAASGQGGNT
- a CDS encoding Lrp/AsnC family transcriptional regulator, producing the protein MSIRSDTNDLTPGMPEADRRLMGLLQDLPLTAEPWRMVAQRADIDQPSLLNKLAQWRTTSRLRHVRAFFNTRRLGCRSTLAAAAVRPDQADRLAALITARPEVSHNFLREGADLNLWFTLTCPPAGPTPDQVLTELSQAIAQPIRAFDATKHYKISFDGLFPASDDWPTPSPPKRTPPIAQLRTALALLQDDLPLCPQPFAELAKQNGMTQDDLLQAAITLKHHGLIRRIGALWNFAKLTANRNVMTLWNAPADRLDALGRHLAECPRVSHCYQRRTHTDWPWPIYAMLHGAGRDDCLRQIDELAAPFTDAEHLELWTVREYKQSPVRLDADKIDLKLLDSDSDADV